The genome window TTGATCGCGGGACTGTTCTTCGCTTTGATCGGAAATCAAAAGAAAAAGAACGCCGCTTTTTTGAAAGGTTCCGCGGTTTGGGGAGACGCGATCCGCTGGATGACGGGAACCCGTTTTTTTCGGATCGGAGAATTTCAAATTCCCACGAAAGGACATATGGTCTTTGTGAACCACGTCAACGAACTCGACTTTCCGTACGATTGTCTCGTGATCAACAAACCGTATCTCGCAAATCAGGTGATCAAAAAAACACTGATCGCCTATTGGTGGATGAAGGCGATGGGATCGCAGGTGTTCGAATCTTCCAAGGCGGCGACGATCGCGGTCTCGGTAAGAAATCTTTTGAAAGGTTTGAAGGATGCTTCGTTTATCGTTTATCCGGAGGGTCATAACTCTTACAGCGAAGAAATCCAACATATGCAGAAGGGAATGATCAAACTCGCGTGGGATAATAAGATTCCCGTCGTGATCGTTCTGAAATCAGGACTCACAGGATATCAAACGATGCAGAAAGGATTCGTCGTCGCATACAAACAGATCGGAACCTACGATCCGACAAAACACGCGACTTGGGAAGAATTCAAGGATTTCGTATATGAAACGATGGACCGCGAAAAAAAGGCGCTCGACGCGCTTTTGAACTCCGAGGCCCAAAAGGAATCGGTGCCCGCTTGATCTCCAAACTTCTGATCGCAAACCGCGGAGAAATTGCGGTGCGCGTCATCCGCACTTGTCAAAAACTCGGAATCAAAACCGTGGCCGTGTATTCGGACGCGGACAAGGATTCTCCGCACGTAAAACTCGCCGACGAATCGGTGTATGTAGGGGAACCGAGTCCGGCTTCTTCTTATTTAAATATTTCTAATATTCTCGACGCGATCCGTAAAACGAAAGCGCAAGCCGTCCATCCAGGTTACGGATTTTTGTCCGAAAAAACCGAATTCGCAAAAGCATTAGAAAAAGAGAATGTTCTTTTCCTCGGACCGAGTCCCGAATCGATGGAGCTGATGGGGGATAAGATCAACTCCCGGATCAAGATGGAAGCCGCCGGTGTCCCGGTCGTTCCGGGATACAACGGACAAAATCAAGATCCGGAGACGCTTCAAAAGGAAGCCGAACGGATCGGATATCCTCTGATGATAAAGGCGACGGCCGGGGGAGGAGGAAAGGGAATGAAGCGGGTTTATAAACCCGGAGAATTTCTTTCTTCCCTTGAGTCCGCACAAAGAGAAGCGCAAAAAGCTTTCGGAGACGGAACCGTTTTTATCGAAAAATACATCGAAACTCCCCGCCATATCGAAGTGCAGGTGTTCGGCGATAAACACGGAAACGTAATGCACTTGTTCGAACGGGAATGTTCGATTCAAAGAAGACATCAAAAGGTGATCGAAGAATCTCCCGCGCCGAATCTTCCGGCTGCGCTTCGAGATGAAATCTGCAAGGTCGCGGTCAAAGCGGCGCAGTCGATCCAATACGTCGGCGCCGGAACGGTGGAATTCATTCTGGGTAAGGACGGAAAATTCTACTTCCTCGAGATGAATACGAGACTTCAAGTGGAACATCCCGTAACGGAATACATCACCGGACAAGATTTGGTGGAATGGCAGATTCGAGTCGCCGAAGGAAAGAAACTTTCCGATTTAACCGGAGGAAAAGAAATCACACAGAACGGACACGCAATCGAAGCGCGAATCTACGCCGAAGATCCAGAAAATAATTTTTTACCGTCCACGGGTATATTAGAATATATTGAATTTCCCGATCGGGAGTTTTTACGGGTCGATACGGGGGTGGAAACCGGATCGGAAATCACAGTATATTACGATCCGATGATCGCCAAGATGATCGCTTGGGGAAAAACGCGGGAAGAATGCGCCGCCCGTTTGAAAGAATCCGTCGAGTCCACGGTGATCTTCGGGCCTGTTACGAACACGTTCTACTTATCCGGAATTCTTTCCCATGAAGAATTTAAGAAAGGACTGACGCACACTCACTTTCTCGAAGAACAGACGATTCTTTTCGCTCCGGAACGAGAAGTGCAAGCCGACGCGTTTTCCTTTGCGGCCGCCGCGTTGTCCGAAAAGAAAAAATCCCAAGGAATTTGGGAGGCCGTAGGGCAGGGAGGTTTCTGGTGATCGAGGAGAATTTTCGTTTTAGACATAGGGAAGAAGAAATTCCCGTTCGAGTTCGATCCAATTCTCCCGGAGACACATCCGTATCGATCGTGTTAGACGGTGTCGTTCACGATTTTCGGATATCCAGAAATTTTCAGAGCGAAGGCAACGGGCTTTTTTCGGGTCCGGGCAATCACTGGAGAATTCTCCGGAAGGGAAACCAGATCTTTATCCACTACAAAGGCTGGAATACCAAAGTCGTATTGTCCAACCGCGAAATTCATCTGGAAGAGGGAAGCGGCGGTTTGATCAAAAGTCCGATGCCGGGCAAGGTCATCCGTGTTTTGGTTTCTCCCGGATCTTCGGTAAAAAAAGGAACCGTGCTTGCGATCGTGGAAGCGATGAAGATGGAAAACAATATTCTTTCTCCGGGCGAAGGAACGGTGGAAGAAGTTTTGGCCGGAGAAGGTTCGATGGTTTCCCAAGACGACGTGATTTTGAAATTGAATCTGGGTTAGTGAACGAAAGGGCGTTGTTCGTCTTGCCGCCGTTGATCGCAAAGTAACTTTAGGAATTTTGAATGTTTCAAATGGTCCGCCTTCCGAGGAAACGTCGGAGGCGGTTTTGCGTCCTCGATTGATTCGATTCGTTATTAGGGAGATGTTGACAGCCGATATTTGAATCCTTCTCCTTACGTAAGTTCAAAAAAAATGGATCTCTTTTGTTTGCAGACCTTTTAAAGCGTGTTTCCGGTTTGTCGCATCGCGAAAGAATGGAAGGGTTCCCGAAAACAATCGAGATAAAAATATCGAAACTCCCCTCCTTTTTTCTTCGAAGTTATTTTTTTCTCCACACCAAAAACGTTAAAACCAAGTTTACTAATGAAAAGAGAGCGAGAATGCCGATCGCTGTCTGATACAATCTTTCCTTAGAAGTAAAGTGCTCGGCTCCTTCTCGAAACGACTTCGACTGAGACAATATGAAATTCAATTCCTCTTTGATCTCTTGAATCGAACCGTAGATCTCCGAATCCAAAAGAATGATCGTGTTTCCCTGGCGCGAACTTGGATTGTAAGAAGTAGGGTTGATCGATCTTTGATGCGCTCGTTTACCGATCGATTCAATCTCCGCTTTCAATTCTTGATTCAAAGGCCATTTTAGATATGCTTTCTGGAAAAATTGTTTTGCTCGGTCGTAATTCCCGCGTTTCTTTTCTTCTTTTGCGATTCCGATCCAAGCTCTGGTAAGAATGAATTCGGCTTTCGGATCGGAGGGGTTGTTTGTGAGTAGAGAGATTGCGAGGCTTTCCGCTTTTATATATTGGTTTTCTTCTAAGAGCTTTTCTCCGTCTTCATGACTTCCGGCTATCACGTTTTCTTCAGAGGACAAACCAAATGAAAGAATGAGAAGGAGTAAGGAATGGAGAATAATTTGCAATATTGATTTCATAAAGAATCACCTGTCGATCCGAATTGCTTTGTGAGCGTAGCGCGCCCTTGGCATTTTCTGAGAATCCAGCGACCAAGTGCTTGCTATTGGATTTTGAAGACCGATCGAGTAAACGGAATCTGTAGGAATGTTCAATGCGCTTGCTCCTCCAAAGACGAAAAGTTTTCGTGTCTCGTACGAGGCTTGGACACCGGGAAAATAAACCGAGGCAGGAAGAATCGGTCCGATCGTAAACGCACCCGAACCGATTTGAAAAAAGTCCGTTCTGTTGGATGGAGTAATTGAACCAACGGGCTGCAGCGTGCTCGTTCCGGTGGAACCGCCGATGACTGCGAACCATTCCGGATCCGTCGCGTAAGGGTCGGAACTTAAAGGTTTTACGCAGGCGGAACCCGCTCCGTGTCTTGCAAGATTGATCGAAGGCTCTCCCGCGCTCGATGTTGAATTGATGGAAGGGACATACGCGTCTGACGTTGCTTGAGAGGAGCCGTCGTTCGTAAATCTTCCACCCGTAAAAAGAATGGAACCGTTGAGTCCGCAACCGCTCATATCCACTCTCGAAAAGATCGCGGTCAAGGATGTATAACTTTGCCAAATTCCGGAGGTTCCAAGTCCGGGATAGAATCGTAAAACTGTATTGATTACAGTTCCGGTCGTCATGTCAGTCGTCGTAGTTCCCGCGATGATAAAGATTTCTTCTCCGACGCTTGCAATGACCCCGCCTTGGTTGGCGGTGGGAAGATCGGAAAGTGTAGTCCACTTTTCCGAATACGGGTCGTAAGCTTCTACTTTTTTAGAGGCAACGTAAACACCGGCTTGTCTTTCAAGGCCGCCGATGACATAAATTTTTTCATTGTGAGAGACAACGTTTGCAAATGCGCGAGGAGTAGGGACCGAAGTTGCCGCCGGAAACCAAGTTGAAGTTACGGGATCATAAAAATCGATTTGAGAAACCGGAGCGGCATCGGCACCGATTCCGCCCACGATCCAAAGTCCGCGAGTTCGATTCGGAAAATCGCTGACCCAGGTTTTGAACGCAAGTGGAACTCCTTGCAAATTCTCTACGTCCGAAGAACAAAATACATAAGCCAGGTAGTCCGTGTTAGAATCTAAGTTGGAAAGAGTCATAGAATGAATTTTGGAGTTTTCTAAACTTGTGGCCGCCGATTCAATTCCGGCTTTTCCGTAAATGATCGAACCCGGTAAAGACGCGGAACATTCCCAAGAAATCGTAGCGGATCGCGGTCCGAGTTGAGTGACGCCCGCTAACGTTACTTTTGCTGTCTCCTGATCGTGGATCTTAGAGAGAGGGGAGTTTTGGCAATTTGAGAGTAAAAAAACGAAAAGGTTTATGCATAGAAGATAAATCGAATATTTTACTTTTTGAATGATGGATTTTATTTTTGATCGAGCCGTTGTGTTCCTTTTGGTTTTGGAAAGAAATTGATTCGAATTGCGAAATCGATTCTCGATGTGACGGAACATTTTAAAATGTTGGAACTCATACGCTTGCTTTGTAGGATAGGTTTGTTCGAATTTGCACGATGTGACGTAATCTGTGGGAACTCTTACGTTTTGCAGGATCGTAGAAGAGATCTTGCTTTTAAATCGTATGAGCTCCCACATTCTCAAATTTTGAAGTAGAATCATAACAACAACCCCCAAGAAATACGAAGACCGGATCGACAAAGTGAATCAGCCGATTCAAACGTGCATTGGGATCGAACACCGACCCGGAGCCTGGAACCGTTTCCGAATTCCCAGGCCCAACCGAATTCTCCTAAAATTTCGGGATCGATTCCGCTTTGAGATTTGGAATTGTGCGCCCATTGAACACCGGTAACACCGCCACCCGCTAGGAAATACGGCGCAAACGATCCCCACTGTTTGCCGATATAGCCCGATTGATTCCAAAGTGTAATGGAGCCTTGGGCGGAAGGCGCGTATGAATATTCGGAAAGAAAACCGAAAAACCAAAGCGGATGGTTTAAGAATCCTTTTTCGATAAAAAGTCCGAATCCGCCGGTGCCTGGATTTGTACTGCTCCATTGCCCGTGATTTGCTTGAAAGAGAACGCTTCCTCCTACAAAAAGTCGGTTTTCGCCCGATCGACCCGACAGATACTTTTCCGGTAAATCGGGAGTTTCGGTTTCATTTTCCAATGAACCGGAGCTTAGGTTTTGAATTTTGGATTTTTCCACTTCTACAAAACCGAGATCGGTTCGAAAGATCAAACGATCCTTTTTGCGTTCTACTATGATTCCGCGTATCGAACTTCCATCCGTTAATCGGAATTCGGAATAACTGTAAGAAATTTCCGGGCCTTTCTTTTGGTAGTCGATTCTTTGGATCTCGGACTTTGGAATTCGGTATTGTCGCCCCTTCCAGCGGAGTGTCACGACATCCGCGCTTTCGTTAATTTCTTCGATTAAGTAGGCTTCTCCGTTTTTTAGGAGTAGTTCCGAGGCGAACCGAGGGGCGGTTAAAGACAAAACACATGCAAAAAAGAGAATATAGATTTTCTTCACTGAAATTTTCCAGAAATAACTCATTCCAGGAATGGAAAGTGTGTCTTTTTTGTAAATTGAATAAAGAAATTGTTTTAATCGAATGGTCGTTCGTTGAATATCAAGTTATAACTTTAAGATTTAGTTGCGGGTTTTACCTAAATACTGTTTTAAGATTTATTATAATTCAAAAATTGTTTAAGATTTTTAAAATCGAAAAAATAATATCAAATACGTGAGAGTTTTGTAGTAGTGACAAAATAGTCGCAAAACTATGCAGCTTTAGGGACAAATGCTCTTTAGAAACAGGTGCGATTGTGAAATAGATGATCGGGGCTACTGATGAAATTTCGTATTGTTAGAACTCTTATTTTCGGTATTTCAATTTTGTTTATTTTGAACTTTTCGTTTGTCGGGGGAGTTCGAAATTTTTTCAGCGCGGTCGCTTCAGCCTTTACCACAGGAATTCCGCAAAAGCTACCAGTCATTCAGGCGAACGAAGACGGCTCCGCTTCTACGTCATTCTCCATCGAGCTTCCGCCCGGTACCAAAGGCGTGATTCCGGATCTTTCCCTCTCTTACAACTCGAACGGCGGCAACGGTATCGTCGGAATGGGTTGGAGTTTGAACGGAATTCATACGATTTCCAGAAATCCTTCCTACGGAATCCAATACAACGGAACCGATCAATTTGTTTCCTCGCTTGCCGGTGAACTCGTGGACGTTAGCGGAAACCGATCCGAATTTCATTCCAGAAAAGAATCCTGGATTCGTTTTGTTCCGAAAGGAGCATGCGGGGATGGGCCATGTTCTTTGTTTTTTCAAGCAGAAGACGGCATACGAGATAGTTTCGGCGGCACAGCGGATTCGAGAATTTCGGCGATCGGAAGAGGGGCGGGCTCTTTACGAGAATGGGCGTTGAATAGAGAAGAAGATTCTTTCGGAAACGGATACAACGTCACTTACACCCCGGCTGATTCCACAAGCGGAGATTATTATCCGCAAAGAATTTCCTACAATAACAGAACGATCGATTTTACTTTTGAAAATAGAAACGATAAATATCCGAATTATTCGCAAGGTTCGATCGTTAGAACGCAAAAGAGGCTCGATTCGATCGAGGTTTCGATTGCGGGAAGTTCGTTTCGTAAATACGATTTTGAGTACGGATACGGTCCCGTTACGCATCGCTCCCTTCTGCAAACCATTAAAAGATCCGGTAGCAACGCCTTTGGTTCGGAAAGCTACGACGATCTTAGTTTTACATATTCAGATCATGCGGGCCAGTTTTCGGTTTCCGGAGTGGATTCGGTCAACCGATCCAATCTTTTTCCCATGTCGGTTTATATTCCGGATGCAATCATGGACATTGCAAACGTTTATTTCAATCAAGAACTTCCGTATCACCCGACTGCAAAGGACATCAACGTGGACTTGGATATGCAGTATGTCGTTCGTATGCCGGTTCCCGATCGCAACGCTTGTAATCTTGGGTTAGCGGCTTGTCTTTGCGCCGCGTATCTTCCTTGTACGGGAGGAAATCCGGACGTATTTGCTTATGTTGCAGGCGCGTGCGTTTCTTTCGGTGGATGGGGAGGGATCAATGGTTGTTTAAATGGGAATGATGCCGCGTTAGTCGCCTGGATTCCCATGGACATCAATGGAGACGGGATCGGTGATTTCGTTTCTTTAAACGGAGTTGAGAGTTCCGGTTCGGTTCATTTGTCCGCCAATATTCTTCGAGCGGGTTCGCCTTCTTCCGGAAACATTAACAGTGCAAATCTTCCGATTTATTATAACACGTATTTTCAGACGGCGGATTTAAACGGAGACGGTCGTACGGATTTCGGGTATGAATCGGGCGGTAAACTTTGGGCTGTGTATTCAACCGGAAGCGGTTTTTCTTCTCCCGTTGTATTCGGAAATGTGAATATAGACGGTGCTGTTCGAAATATGACTCAATTCAGTCCGTACGAATACAAGTTCGAATACTCGGCGAAGAATCCGACTCCGATCGCAAACGACAAATCTCTGAGAGATTTTTTTGCGGACGTCAACGGCGACGAACTCGTCGACTTTGTTCACTACAACGGAGGAGCCTTTTCGATTTATATCAATCGTAAAACCTACTTCGATAACGCGATCAACATCGCAGGGGATGCCGATTTCTTTTTGAACTTTATGCTGGATTTCAACGGGGACGGAAAAGCCGATCACGTTCAATTGGTGCAAAATTACGATAACTCCGCTCTTATCGGACTAAAGGCTCAAAGAGACGCGCTTTCAAGTCAAATGGATACCATTCAACAGGAATATTATCGAGCGCAGGCTGTTGTTGATTTGATCGCGGCCGGTAACAACGGGGCAATCAATCCTATTGAGTTTCAATTTTTAATCGATTTTTACAATAACAACTGCGGTTTAGGTTGTCTTTTTACAATTTGGGCTCTTCAAGGTTCGAATAATGGCGCA of Leptospira sanjuanensis contains these proteins:
- a CDS encoding biotin/lipoyl-containing protein; translation: MIEENFRFRHREEEIPVRVRSNSPGDTSVSIVLDGVVHDFRISRNFQSEGNGLFSGPGNHWRILRKGNQIFIHYKGWNTKVVLSNREIHLEEGSGGLIKSPMPGKVIRVLVSPGSSVKKGTVLAIVEAMKMENNILSPGEGTVEEVLAGEGSMVSQDDVILKLNLG
- a CDS encoding LA_3334 family protein translates to MKKIYILFFACVLSLTAPRFASELLLKNGEAYLIEEINESADVVTLRWKGRQYRIPKSEIQRIDYQKKGPEISYSYSEFRLTDGSSIRGIIVERKKDRLIFRTDLGFVEVEKSKIQNLSSGSLENETETPDLPEKYLSGRSGENRLFVGGSVLFQANHGQWSSTNPGTGGFGLFIEKGFLNHPLWFFGFLSEYSYAPSAQGSITLWNQSGYIGKQWGSFAPYFLAGGGVTGVQWAHNSKSQSGIDPEILGEFGWAWEFGNGSRLRVGVRSQCTFESADSLCRSGLRISWGLLL
- a CDS encoding acetyl-CoA carboxylase biotin carboxylase subunit; the protein is MISKLLIANRGEIAVRVIRTCQKLGIKTVAVYSDADKDSPHVKLADESVYVGEPSPASSYLNISNILDAIRKTKAQAVHPGYGFLSEKTEFAKALEKENVLFLGPSPESMELMGDKINSRIKMEAAGVPVVPGYNGQNQDPETLQKEAERIGYPLMIKATAGGGGKGMKRVYKPGEFLSSLESAQREAQKAFGDGTVFIEKYIETPRHIEVQVFGDKHGNVMHLFERECSIQRRHQKVIEESPAPNLPAALRDEICKVAVKAAQSIQYVGAGTVEFILGKDGKFYFLEMNTRLQVEHPVTEYITGQDLVEWQIRVAEGKKLSDLTGGKEITQNGHAIEARIYAEDPENNFLPSTGILEYIEFPDREFLRVDTGVETGSEITVYYDPMIAKMIAWGKTREECAARLKESVESTVIFGPVTNTFYLSGILSHEEFKKGLTHTHFLEEQTILFAPEREVQADAFSFAAAALSEKKKSQGIWEAVGQGGFW
- a CDS encoding lysophospholipid acyltransferase family protein; the encoded protein is MNPLKFMESRLGRFPKSYRRIVLKTYLITLPLVFSFAFPSLIAGLFFALIGNQKKKNAAFLKGSAVWGDAIRWMTGTRFFRIGEFQIPTKGHMVFVNHVNELDFPYDCLVINKPYLANQVIKKTLIAYWWMKAMGSQVFESSKAATIAVSVRNLLKGLKDASFIVYPEGHNSYSEEIQHMQKGMIKLAWDNKIPVVIVLKSGLTGYQTMQKGFVVAYKQIGTYDPTKHATWEEFKDFVYETMDREKKALDALLNSEAQKESVPA
- a CDS encoding tetratricopeptide repeat protein, whose protein sequence is MKSILQIILHSLLLLILSFGLSSEENVIAGSHEDGEKLLEENQYIKAESLAISLLTNNPSDPKAEFILTRAWIGIAKEEKKRGNYDRAKQFFQKAYLKWPLNQELKAEIESIGKRAHQRSINPTSYNPSSRQGNTIILLDSEIYGSIQEIKEELNFILSQSKSFREGAEHFTSKERLYQTAIGILALFSLVNLVLTFLVWRKK
- a CDS encoding Kelch repeat-containing protein yields the protein MFRHIENRFRNSNQFLSKTKRNTTARSKIKSIIQKVKYSIYLLCINLFVFLLSNCQNSPLSKIHDQETAKVTLAGVTQLGPRSATISWECSASLPGSIIYGKAGIESAATSLENSKIHSMTLSNLDSNTDYLAYVFCSSDVENLQGVPLAFKTWVSDFPNRTRGLWIVGGIGADAAPVSQIDFYDPVTSTWFPAATSVPTPRAFANVVSHNEKIYVIGGLERQAGVYVASKKVEAYDPYSEKWTTLSDLPTANQGGVIASVGEEIFIIAGTTTTDMTTGTVINTVLRFYPGLGTSGIWQSYTSLTAIFSRVDMSGCGLNGSILFTGGRFTNDGSSQATSDAYVPSINSTSSAGEPSINLARHGAGSACVKPLSSDPYATDPEWFAVIGGSTGTSTLQPVGSITPSNRTDFFQIGSGAFTIGPILPASVYFPGVQASYETRKLFVFGGASALNIPTDSVYSIGLQNPIASTWSLDSQKMPRARYAHKAIRIDR